From Salvia splendens isolate huo1 chromosome 3, SspV2, whole genome shotgun sequence, a single genomic window includes:
- the LOC121793596 gene encoding UDP-glycosyltransferase 86A1-like, translated as MRQRRGHAIMVAFPFQGHITPYMNLAMKLASKGFLVTFVHLEFIHHKLLSSLSEPDPFTMARKSGLDIRYTTISDGFPIDHDRVDDKYWEFMLLNFWIRVDEFVGKLIRSSDPDLVPFLVTDTLFTWQTAVAEKHNLLKVSFWTEPALVFSLAYHVQLLRENGHFPCKDHVEEEINYVDGVKSVNTKDLMPYLKECRSRTLVHKVQMKAFDEVKKADFILHNTVYELESGILSALNKIQPNYAVGPISFSRNLPASVTRTLWSESDCSVWLRSKPPGSVLYISFGSSLQDSKQIVGEIAYGLLLSKVSFVWVVREDADLPSSFRDEITERGLVVPWCNQIKVLSDPAVGGFLTHCGWNSVLESMWCGVPMICHPLDYDQPTNRKLVVDDWKVGINLCEGGCVEREEVCEKMDGFMNGGVSERLRKEMKKVREKLHDALENDGSSEANFEQFVKDLKAKLAANAE; from the exons ATGAGGCAAAGAAGGGGTCATGCAATCATGGTCGCATTTCCATTCCAAGGCCACATAACTCCTTACATGAATCTAGCCATGAAACTTGCTTCAAAGGGCTTCCTTGTCACCTTCGTCCACCTCGAATTCATACACCACAAACTGCTATCATCTCTCTCCGAACCCGACCCCTTCACCATGGCTCGGAAGTCTGGTCTCGACATCCGTTACACAACCATTAGTGATGGTTTTCCAATTGATCACGACCGAGTCGATGACAAGTACTGGGAGTTCATGTTGCTAAATTTTTGGATTCGTGTCGATGAATTCGTTGGCAAGCTAATCCGGTCGTCGGATCCAGATTTGGTCCCATTTCTGGTTACTGACACTTTGTTTACATGGCAAACCGCAGTAGCCGAAAAGCACAACCTCTTGAAAGTATCGTTCTGGACCGAGCCAGCTTTGGTGTTTTCTTTAGCTTACCACGTGCAACTTCTACGAGAAAATGGCCATTTTCCGTGCAAAG ACCATGTCGAGGAGGAGATAAACTACGTAGACGGAGTTAAGTCAGTGAACACGAAGGATTTGATGCCGTATCTGAAGGAATGCCGCAGTAGAACCCTTGTGCACAAGGTGCAGATGAAAGCGTTTGATGAGGTGAAGAAGGCTGATTTCATCTTGCACAACACAGTTTATGAGCTGGAATCTGGTATATTATCTGCTCTAAACAAAATCCAGCCGAACTACGCAGTTGGTCCAATAAGCTTCTCAAGAAATCTACCTGCTTCTGTCACCAGGACCTTATGGTCTGAATCAGATTGCTCTGTTTGGCTCCGGTCCAAGCCCCCTGGCTCGGTTCTATACATCTCGTTCGGAAGCTCACTTCAGGACAGCAAGCAGATTGTTGGAGAAATCGCTTATGGACTTCTCCTCAGCAAAGTGAGTTTTGTTTGGGTGGTTCGGGAGGATGCTGATCTTCCGAGTAGCTTCAGGGATGAGATCACAGAAAGGGGTCTGGTCGTGCCGTGGTGCAATCAGATTAAGGTTCTTTCAGATCCGGCTGTTGGGGGTTTCTTGACGCACTGTGGGTGGAACTCAGTGCTGGAGAGCATGTGGTGCGGTGTTCCAATGATTTGTCATCCATTGGATTATGATCAACCAACAAATCGGAAATTGGTGGTCGATGACTGGAAGGTCGGGATCAATCTTTGCGAGGGTGGATGTGTTGAGAGAGAAGAAGTTTGCGAGAAGATGGACGGGTTCATGAATGGAGGTGTTTCGGAGAGACTGAGGAAGGAGATGAAGAAAGTGAGGGAGAAACTGCATGATGCATTGGAAAATGATGGATCATCTGAGGCTAATTTTGAGCAATTTGTGAAGGATTTGAAAGCCAAATTAGCTGCCAATGCAGAGTGA
- the LOC121795231 gene encoding auxin-responsive protein SAUR50-like, producing the protein MAAPHRRRSGLKYLVKKLSRRVDALAVYACEETVPHDVKEGQFAVVANKDEEKPTRFVLELSVLKHPPFLRLLQLAEDQFGFQHDGALKLPCQPEELRRILQDGTC; encoded by the coding sequence ATGGCAGCACCTCACAGGAGAAGAAGTGGCCTCAAATACTTGGTGAAGAAGCTTTCCAGAAGAGTAGACGCATTGGCGGTGTATGCATGCGAGGAAACGGTTCCACACGATGTCAAGGAAGGCCAGTTTGCTGTTGTTGCGAACAAGGACGAGGAGAAGCCTACACGGTTCGTGCTCGAGCTGTCTGTTCTCAAACACCCGCCGTTCCTGAGGCTGCTTCAGCTGGCTGAGGACCAGTTCGGGTTTCAGCACGATGGCGCCCTCAAGTTGCCGTGCCAGCCCGAGGAGCTGCGCAGGATTCTGCAAGACGGGACCTGCTGA